Part of the Caloranaerobacter sp. TR13 genome is shown below.
ATCCATAAAACTTAGGTAATCTCTCTTTGCAAAGCTCTATTATAGTATCAACTACTTCTTCGCCAGAATCCTTATTAATAAAAAAGAAATCTTTCCCCTTTACGTTTAAAAAAGGTATTTCTCCTTTATTTATTCTGTGCGCATTTACTATAATCATGCTTTCTTGAGCCTGTCTAAATATCTCATTTAATTTAACTACTTTTACAACCTTGCTATCTATTATATCTCTTAACACATTACCAGGTCCAACTGATGGTAATTGGTCAACATCTCCTACCAATATCAATCTAGTCCCCGGCATTATTGCCTTAAGTAAATTATTCATTAAAAGTATATCTACCATAGAAACCTCATCTATGATTACTACATCTGAATCTATCGGTGTACCTTCATCTCTTGTAAATGCCATCCCTATTTCATCATCTACAAAACTATACTCTAATAGCCTGTGTATAGTCTTTGCTTCTCTACCAGTAGCTTCACTCATTCTCTTCGCGGCTCTACCAGTTGGAGCTGCTAATACTACAGACAATCCTTGATTTTCAAATAACTTTATTATGCTGTTTATTGTAGTCGTTTTTCCAGTACCAGGCCCTCCTGTTATAACTAAAACTCCATTAAAAATCGCTTGTCTTATGGCTTCTTTCTGATTCTGTGCAAATTTTATAGAGCTTTCCTGTTCTAATTTATTAATTTCTTCTTCTACATCTATATTGAGTTCCTTCAATTCTGTTAAAGCTAGCTCTATAATTTTCTTGCTTACATTAGCCTCAGCATAATAAAATGGCATATAGTAAACTCTAATTTCATTATCGACATTTTCAAGCTGAATCTCTTGCTTTAGTGCAAGAGCAGTAATTCCATCCTCTACAAGCTCTCTTTCAACTTCTAATAGACCCTTTGCTTTATCCACAAGTTCTTCCTTAGGTACATATGTATGCCCTTCAGAAGAAAACTCCATCAAAGTAAATTTTATACCTGCAAACACTCTATAATTAGACCTTAAATCTACCCCCATACTCCTTGCAATCTTGTCTGCCATTTTAAATCCTATGCCAAAAATATCTTCTGATAATCTGTATGGGTTTTCTTTTATTTTTGTTATTGTTTCATTTCCATATTTCTTATATATTCTAACTCCATATGTAGGACTTATACCGTATTCTTGAAGAAAAATCATAACATCTCTAAGTTCTCTTTGCTCTGCAAAAGCTTCTGCAATTTTTTCTGCCTTTTTCTTACCAATTCCCTCAACTTCTATTAATCTATCTGGATTATATTGAAGTATATCTATGGAATTGAGTCCGAATTTTTCAACAATTTTTTTTGCAGTTTTAGGTCCAATTCCAGGTATTAAACCTGATGCAAGATACTTTTCTATTCCATTTAATGAAGCAGGAACTACTGCCTGATATGTATCCACTTTAAACTGCTGCCCATAATTAGAATGGTACACCCAATTCCCTTGAACCTTAAGAGTTTCGCCAAGATTTATTATTGGTATATATCCTACTATAGTTACTACATCATCTTCAGTTTCTAATATGGCAACAGTATATCCATTC
Proteins encoded:
- a CDS encoding ATP-dependent RecD-like DNA helicase — encoded protein: MITLQGTIEEIIYKNESNGYTVAILETEDDVVTIVGYIPIINLGETLKVQGNWVYHSNYGQQFKVDTYQAVVPASLNGIEKYLASGLIPGIGPKTAKKIVEKFGLNSIDILQYNPDRLIEVEGIGKKKAEKIAEAFAEQRELRDVMIFLQEYGISPTYGVRIYKKYGNETITKIKENPYRLSEDIFGIGFKMADKIARSMGVDLRSNYRVFAGIKFTLMEFSSEGHTYVPKEELVDKAKGLLEVERELVEDGITALALKQEIQLENVDNEIRVYYMPFYYAEANVSKKIIELALTELKELNIDVEEEINKLEQESSIKFAQNQKEAIRQAIFNGVLVITGGPGTGKTTTINSIIKLFENQGLSVVLAAPTGRAAKRMSEATGREAKTIHRLLEYSFVDDEIGMAFTRDEGTPIDSDVVIIDEVSMVDILLMNNLLKAIMPGTRLILVGDVDQLPSVGPGNVLRDIIDSKVVKVVKLNEIFRQAQESMIIVNAHRINKGEIPFLNVKGKDFFFINKDSGEEVVDTIIELCKERLPKFYGFNPVKDIQVLTPMKKGDTGVNALNERLQEILNPKHKLKDEKKVGDSIFRVGDKVMQIKNNYRMKWEIIKDDGTNEEGEGVFNGDFGYVYDIDEEESEMTVLFDDNKKAVYSFSQLDELKLAYATTIHKSQGSEFPVVVMPICWGPPMLLTRNLLYTAITRAKELVVLVGNKKFLYMMINNNRITKRYSGLNKRLYKVLEFIQKG